The proteins below are encoded in one region of Nitrospira sp.:
- a CDS encoding RND transporter produces the protein MRRRTIWTVGGLIVGVTVLGYVFLSGDPQPLFKYRTASVERGPVVSIVTATGTVNPVVAVQVGSQVSGYIKNLSADFNSVVTKGQVIAQIDPAPFQARREQAWSNLLMARAAVEKARVDLAQKRRELVRMKRLLGQQFVSQNDVDLALTNQENAEAQLQLTQAQVKQAEATLSAAELDLKYTTIRSPVDGVVIARNVEVGQTVAASFATPNFFLIALDLTQMQVDTNVSEADIGGIAEGGEASFTVDAYPNQLFHGKIQQVRNAPLAVQNVVTYNVVVGVQNDDLRLKPGMTANVSIVVAHRDQALRVPNAALRFVPPPTALGGNGRADAAAPKMGLASSDAEQGAGSVKTIWRLGAGDIPEPVTVRSGISDGTVTEISTSDLQEGDRVIVGLDSRGARPSRSSLPPGFGGGQRRSRDRGM, from the coding sequence ATGCGTCGCCGCACCATCTGGACCGTCGGGGGGCTCATCGTTGGAGTGACAGTGTTGGGGTACGTCTTTTTATCGGGCGACCCGCAACCCCTCTTCAAATATCGAACGGCCTCGGTGGAGCGCGGGCCGGTGGTCTCCATCGTCACGGCTACGGGGACGGTCAATCCCGTGGTGGCGGTGCAGGTGGGGAGCCAGGTGTCCGGCTACATCAAGAACCTCAGCGCCGATTTCAATTCCGTCGTGACAAAGGGCCAGGTGATCGCGCAGATCGACCCAGCGCCGTTCCAGGCCCGTCGCGAGCAGGCCTGGAGCAATTTGCTGATGGCGCGAGCCGCAGTCGAGAAAGCCCGCGTGGACTTGGCGCAGAAAAGACGCGAGCTCGTTCGCATGAAGCGCTTGCTAGGCCAGCAATTTGTCTCGCAAAACGACGTTGATTTGGCCTTGACCAACCAGGAAAATGCCGAAGCGCAACTGCAGCTGACCCAGGCGCAGGTCAAGCAGGCGGAAGCCACACTAAGTGCAGCGGAGCTCGACCTGAAGTATACGACGATCCGTTCTCCTGTCGATGGGGTGGTCATCGCCAGAAATGTGGAGGTTGGACAGACGGTGGCGGCCAGTTTCGCGACGCCAAATTTTTTCCTCATCGCGCTGGATTTAACGCAGATGCAGGTCGACACCAATGTCAGCGAAGCCGACATCGGCGGAATTGCCGAGGGAGGGGAGGCGAGCTTCACCGTCGATGCCTACCCGAATCAACTGTTTCACGGCAAAATCCAGCAGGTGCGGAATGCCCCCCTGGCGGTACAAAATGTTGTGACGTACAACGTCGTGGTTGGCGTACAAAATGACGATCTCCGCCTCAAACCTGGGATGACGGCCAATGTCTCGATTGTCGTCGCGCACCGGGATCAGGCTCTGCGGGTCCCAAACGCTGCGCTTCGATTCGTTCCTCCGCCGACGGCGCTCGGTGGTAACGGTCGAGCTGACGCCGCCGCTCCGAAAATGGGACTCGCGTCTTCGGATGCCGAGCAAGGGGCAGGTTCCGTCAAGACGATCTGGCGGCTTGGTGCGGGTGATATTCCGGAGCCGGTCACGGTTCGGTCTGGCATCTCCGACGGCACGGTCACGGAGATTTCCACGAGCGACCTCCAAGAAGGTGATCGGGTCATTGTCGGGTTGGACTCCCGTGGTGCCAGACCATCGAGATCGTCCTTGCCTCCTGGCTTTGGCGGAGGGCAGCGACGCAGCCGCGACCGCGGCATGTAG
- a CDS encoding macrolide ABC transporter ATP-binding protein has translation MFMTELIVCEDLWKIYRVGDVQVHALRGVNLTIREGEFIAILGASGSGKSTLMYILGCLDKPSRGAYRLNGRDIGSASANELADVRNQEIGFVFQSFNLIPRTSALENAQLPLFYRGLSIREQKQRAAAALARVGLRGREHHTPTQLSGGQQQRVAIARALVTEPSIVLADEPTGNLDTESSREIMGILETLNRQDGMTVIVVTHEADIAAYASRQLVVKDGEIVSDRVTTGDPPHPVFPS, from the coding sequence TTGTTCATGACCGAACTCATCGTCTGCGAAGACCTCTGGAAGATCTACCGGGTCGGCGACGTTCAGGTACACGCGCTCCGCGGCGTCAACCTGACGATCCGGGAAGGCGAGTTCATTGCGATCCTTGGCGCGTCCGGTTCCGGCAAGTCCACCCTCATGTACATTCTCGGCTGTTTGGACAAACCGTCGCGTGGGGCGTATCGGTTGAACGGACGTGATATCGGCTCGGCTAGCGCCAATGAACTCGCGGACGTACGCAATCAAGAAATCGGATTCGTGTTCCAGAGTTTCAACCTGATCCCTCGTACGAGCGCGCTCGAGAACGCGCAGTTACCGCTCTTCTATCGCGGCCTTTCCATTCGGGAACAGAAGCAGCGTGCCGCGGCGGCCCTAGCCAGGGTGGGGCTCCGAGGGCGCGAGCATCACACGCCGACGCAATTGTCTGGTGGACAGCAGCAGCGTGTCGCCATCGCTCGTGCGTTGGTCACCGAGCCGTCCATCGTATTGGCCGACGAGCCCACCGGCAACCTGGATACGGAGTCGAGCCGTGAAATCATGGGTATTCTGGAGACCTTGAATCGGCAGGATGGGATGACCGTTATCGTCGTCACGCACGAAGCCGATATCGCCGCGTATGCCTCGCGCCAGTTGGTCGTGAAAGACGGCGAAATTGTCAGTGATCGAGTAACGACAGGCGATCCTCCGCATCCGGTGTTTCCGTCCTAA
- a CDS encoding ABC transporter permease, whose product MYAYLILTLTTALRILARNRLRAGLTMLGIIIGVGAVIAMVGIGQGARNAIHAQIASMGTNVIIILPGATTVGGVRGGQGGAITLTVADALDMKKRVPQLTETGWAKRDVMQIVYGNKNWNGPVTGISPSYLRIRDWYFTSGGPFTHVDLETASRVALIGETVVENLFDPGEEPVGATIRLKNVPFKIVGVLAPKGQSAGGSDQDDVIFIPFTTAERKVLGTSFLGSVGALFASTAREDDLPEAVEYIREVLRSRHRLSGDQPDDFTIRTQVDIGQMREGVTATITNMLFAVASISLLVGGIGIMNILLVSVTERTREIGVRMAVGAKRRHILLQFLIEAMTLSLCGGVVGIVLGVTVSRLTTTLAGWPTVISGQAILLAFVFSLAIGLFFGLYPANKASQLNPIEALRYE is encoded by the coding sequence ATGTACGCGTATCTCATTCTCACTCTGACGACGGCGTTGCGCATTCTGGCACGCAATCGATTGCGTGCCGGCTTGACGATGCTCGGCATCATCATCGGCGTCGGCGCCGTCATCGCGATGGTGGGCATTGGTCAAGGAGCACGAAATGCGATCCATGCGCAGATCGCCAGCATGGGCACCAACGTCATTATTATTCTTCCCGGCGCCACGACGGTTGGCGGCGTGCGGGGAGGGCAGGGGGGGGCCATAACCCTGACCGTGGCCGATGCGCTGGATATGAAAAAGCGAGTGCCGCAGCTCACGGAGACCGGATGGGCGAAGCGCGACGTCATGCAGATTGTCTATGGTAACAAGAACTGGAATGGTCCGGTGACGGGCATCTCTCCGTCGTATCTGAGAATACGAGACTGGTATTTCACCAGCGGAGGGCCGTTCACGCATGTCGACTTAGAGACGGCGTCTCGAGTGGCACTGATCGGAGAAACCGTCGTAGAAAATCTGTTCGATCCGGGCGAGGAGCCGGTCGGCGCCACCATTCGGCTCAAAAATGTGCCGTTCAAGATCGTGGGTGTCCTCGCACCAAAAGGGCAGTCTGCGGGTGGCTCGGATCAGGACGACGTGATTTTTATCCCGTTTACCACGGCCGAACGAAAAGTACTGGGCACTTCCTTTCTCGGTTCGGTCGGAGCGCTCTTCGCGTCGACGGCACGGGAGGACGATCTGCCTGAAGCCGTGGAATACATTCGGGAAGTCCTACGAAGCCGGCATCGGCTATCGGGCGACCAGCCCGACGACTTTACGATACGCACCCAGGTCGATATCGGGCAGATGCGTGAAGGCGTGACGGCGACGATCACAAACATGCTCTTTGCCGTCGCGTCAATTTCGTTGCTCGTGGGGGGTATCGGTATCATGAATATCTTGCTTGTGTCGGTGACGGAACGCACCCGGGAAATCGGCGTACGGATGGCCGTTGGCGCAAAGCGACGGCATATCTTGTTGCAGTTCCTGATCGAAGCCATGACGCTGAGTCTGTGTGGAGGGGTCGTCGGGATCGTCCTCGGTGTGACCGTCTCACGTCTCACCACGACCCTGGCAGGATGGCCGACGGTGATCTCGGGACAAGCGATCCTCCTCGCGTTTGTCTTCTCCCTTGCCATCGGTCTATTCTTTGGTTTGTACCCGGCCAACAAGGCGTCACAACTCAATCCCATAGAGGCGCTCCGATACGAGTAA
- a CDS encoding division/cell wall cluster transcriptional repressor MraZ, with protein sequence MLFAGEYLCKVDEKGRFIVPPTVRDQVEATNQSVVFLKGPEQSLWIYTNSEWEKVLDRLKTKLDDDQSRLFMHFVVSEAGTSEIDKAGRVLIPGRLRKLIPLDEDQEIILVGMYHRLEVWNPSEWRRYVSKSEDHYEQNIGKILNLL encoded by the coding sequence ATGCTGTTCGCCGGCGAGTATCTCTGTAAGGTCGACGAAAAGGGGCGTTTCATCGTCCCTCCGACAGTCCGTGACCAGGTCGAGGCCACGAATCAAAGCGTCGTCTTCCTCAAGGGTCCGGAGCAATCGCTATGGATCTATACCAATAGCGAATGGGAAAAGGTGCTGGATCGCCTGAAGACCAAGCTGGATGACGACCAGAGTCGGCTGTTCATGCACTTCGTCGTGTCCGAGGCCGGCACGTCCGAAATCGACAAGGCGGGCCGCGTTCTCATTCCCGGCAGACTCCGGAAATTGATCCCTTTGGACGAGGATCAGGAAATCATTCTTGTCGGCATGTACCACCGGCTTGAGGTCTGGAATCCGTCGGAGTGGCGGCGCTATGTCAGCAAGTCGGAAGACCACTACGAACAGAATATTGGCAAGATCCTCAATCTGCTGTAG
- a CDS encoding amidophosphoribosyltransferase — MRSLGTLDHLRILMRRLSYTVLPGTCVGCQALLSDNQTPFFCDSCWEAIKPLSGPACLRCGRPFASAIALLYSPTHICGPCRMVKPAYRRAFSLYAYEPPLREAIHAFKYRKNLAIGETLECLFVHALPRDVEVDLVIPVPLAPDRLRDREYNQSLRLAQAAARVLHTPMDYGHLQRRSGGTPQTSLPRQARLLNLRRSFTVHAAEALQGRRILLIDDVLTTGTTVNECAKALRRAGSGDITVVTLARTLSD; from the coding sequence ATGCGAAGCCTAGGAACGCTCGACCATTTGCGAATCCTCATGCGCCGCCTCTCCTATACGGTCTTACCTGGGACGTGCGTTGGCTGCCAGGCCCTGCTCTCCGACAACCAGACACCGTTTTTTTGCGATTCATGCTGGGAGGCGATCAAACCGCTGTCCGGTCCAGCTTGTTTGCGCTGTGGACGCCCGTTTGCCTCAGCGATTGCGCTGCTCTATAGTCCGACCCACATTTGCGGTCCCTGCCGCATGGTCAAACCCGCTTATCGGCGGGCGTTCTCCCTCTATGCGTACGAACCCCCTCTCCGCGAGGCCATTCACGCGTTCAAGTACCGCAAAAATCTGGCCATCGGGGAGACCTTAGAGTGTCTCTTCGTACACGCGCTGCCACGGGACGTGGAGGTCGACCTTGTCATTCCCGTTCCACTGGCACCCGATCGTCTCCGAGATCGAGAATACAATCAATCGCTCCGCCTCGCCCAGGCGGCCGCCAGAGTGCTGCACACGCCGATGGACTATGGCCATCTGCAACGGCGCTCAGGCGGGACTCCGCAAACTTCGCTACCTCGACAGGCCCGCCTGCTCAACTTGCGCCGCTCCTTCACCGTCCACGCAGCAGAAGCGCTTCAGGGTCGACGGATTTTGCTGATCGACGACGTCCTCACGACAGGGACGACCGTCAATGAATGCGCTAAGGCGCTGCGAAGAGCCGGCAGCGGGGACATCACAGTCGTCACCCTGGCTCGTACACTTTCTGATTAG
- a CDS encoding macrolide ABC transporter ATP-binding protein — MTSVPDMVVLRRVGKVYHRGTVPVQALRDVDFAARPGEFVALLGPSGCGKSTLLNLVGGLDHPTGGEILLDGASTTGWTSGDWTYARRTMIGIVFQAFHLLPALTAAENIGLPLMLRGDSAGEIDRCVSAQLAMVGLEPRAAHRPSELSGGEQQRIAIARALVHRPRLLLADEPTGNLDSHTAAEIIALLKRLPKQVGCTIMLATHSRAAADQADRRCVMKDGQLVEE, encoded by the coding sequence ATGACGAGTGTGCCCGACATGGTCGTGTTGCGGCGCGTGGGCAAGGTGTATCACCGTGGGACTGTCCCTGTCCAGGCGCTCCGCGATGTCGACTTTGCTGCGAGGCCAGGCGAATTTGTCGCGCTCCTCGGTCCAAGCGGTTGTGGAAAGAGCACCCTGCTGAACCTGGTCGGTGGGCTGGATCATCCGACCGGTGGAGAGATCTTGCTCGATGGTGCATCGACGACGGGCTGGACGTCGGGAGACTGGACGTACGCTCGTCGTACGATGATCGGAATTGTGTTTCAGGCCTTCCACTTGCTCCCGGCACTGACGGCGGCTGAAAATATCGGGCTCCCGTTGATGCTCCGCGGAGACTCGGCAGGGGAGATCGACCGCTGCGTCTCGGCACAGCTGGCAATGGTCGGGCTCGAGCCACGTGCCGCCCATCGTCCCAGCGAGTTGTCGGGGGGTGAGCAACAACGTATCGCCATCGCCCGCGCGCTCGTACACCGGCCGAGGTTGCTCCTTGCGGACGAACCCACGGGTAATCTGGATTCCCACACGGCCGCGGAGATCATCGCGCTGCTCAAGCGCTTGCCCAAGCAGGTGGGGTGCACTATCATGCTGGCGACACACAGCCGTGCGGCGGCTGACCAGGCCGACCGTCGGTGCGTGATGAAGGACGGGCAACTTGTCGAAGAATAG